The genome window CTTGGCCAAGGTCGTCGGCCACTTGGAGCAACAGGTAGCCAATGATAATCATGGGCACCGAGCGCGCGCCATAAAGCATGATCAGCGCGATACACGTGGCGGCCGCGGCGATGCCGATCATGCGACTTCGCGCGCCGACTTTGGCTTCCAGTCGGTCGGTAAGGAACCCAAACAGCGACGGACCAAACACGCCCCAGCAGGCGCCAATCATGACGACAGTGCCCCACGTCGAGCCCTTTTCGCCGCCCGGAACCAGGTCTCGAACCTGCCCCGGCAACACGACAAGAAGCAGAATGAACCACTTGGCACTGGTGGCAAACCAATAGGCGCTAAGGCCGTAGTACCATGACCAACGATTGGTGAACGCGCTCACAGCCCCATTGTGCGCAACTTTACCGGCCCGTAACCATACCGCCAGTGATCGTGCGCGTTTGTGCGGCGACCGCAGTTTCTACCAGGATCAGCCGATCGGTCGGGTGGCATATGACCCGTGAATGGAATGGATGAACATTGTTGGAATGGTTGTTGGGGTCGCGGGAATCACGGGTCTTTCGACGCTGATTAAGGATTCGCTTTCGCCGCCCGAACCCTAGGGCGTCATAATGGAGAGGTGAAGTTTGACTCCCCCTTTCTCGAATCTCTCGCAGAAAAGGTTTTAGTTTTTGATGGTGCGACGGGGACCCAATTCCAAATGGCCGGTCTCAATCGCGACGACTTCACTCTCAAATCCCGACCCCACTTATCCCCCGCCGTCAACGCCGCCGCGGAACGGCTGGCGGGGGAGTTTCTTGAAGGCTGCAACGAGATTTTGCCCTTCACTCGGCCCGACGTAGTGGCCGACGTCCACCGCAGCTACTTTGCCGCCGGTTCGGACATTGCCGAGACCAACACGTTTGGCTCAACCAGCATCGTTTTAGCTGAGTACGACATCGCCGAACTGGTCTACGAGGTGTCGCTGGCCGCGACTCAGGTCGCTCGCGGAGTGGCCGACGAGTTCACCGATCGCCGCCGGTTTGTCGCGGGTGGGCTCGGTCCGGGCACAAAACTCGTCACGCTCGGGCAAGTCACCTTCGACGAGCTGGTCGCCACGTATGGACTCTCCTTTAAGGGCTGCCTCGATGGCGGCGCCGACGTGCTGCTGTTGGAGACGCTGCAAGACCTCTTGATGGTGAAGGCCGGGCTTGTGGCCGCCCGCAACGCGATGCAGGAAACCGGCCGCTTGTTGCCAGTTATTGTGCAAGTTACCGTTGAGCAGACTGGTACTTTACTCCTCGGCTCCGAGATCAGCGCGGCTCTGAACATGATCGAGTGCTTCCCGGAGGTGGTGGCGGTCGGTATGAATTGCGCCACCGGCCCCGCCGAGATGATGCCGCACATTCGGTTCCTCGGCCAAAACTCCACGCGCCCCTTGAGCGTGCAACCCAACGCCGGATTGCCGATGATGGAGAATGGTCAGGCTGTGTATAAGCTTTCTCCGGGAGAACTTGCTGATTTCCATGAGATTTTTGTCGCCGAGCATGGCGTGGCGCTGTGCGGTGGTTGTTGCGGCACGACGCCCGATCACATCCGCGCGGTCGCGCAGCGCGTGGGTGGTCGCGCGCACTCGTCGCCCGCGCACTGGATGCAGGTCCGCAACCTCTATCCTGGGTTCGACTTCGACATGTCGAGCCAGGAACGCGCGGAGGGCCTCAAGCTGGTTGGCTCGTCTAGCCTCTACCAGTTCCAGCCTTACCAGCAAGATTCCAGCTTCCTGATCGTCGGCGAGAAGACCAATGCGAATGGCTCGAAGGCGTTCCGCGACATGCTCGCCGCCGAGAACTGGGACGGCCTGACCGAACTCGCCCGCGAGCTGGAGGGCGAGGGTTCGCACATGCTCGACGTGTGCTGTGCCTACGTGGGCCGCAACGAGAGCTCGGACATGCGCGAACTGCTGAGCCGCTATAACCAGCACATCACCGTGCCGATCATGATCGACTCCACGGAGGCGCCGGTGGTGGAGGAATCGCTCAAGATGCTCGCCGGAAAGCCGCTAATCAATTCCATCAACTTTGAGGATGGCGAGGACCGCACCCAGCGTGTGCTGGGCCTTTGCCGCAAGTACGGCGCGGCGGTGGTGGGTCTGACCATCGACGAAGATGGCATGGCGAAAACCGCCGACAAGAAGGTCGAGATCGCCCTGCGAATTCTGGATCGAACCCGCGCGGCGGGCCTCCCCGACCACGACGTGTTTATCGACGCCCTGACCTTTACGCTCGGCTCCGGCGATGAGGAGTTTCGGCAGGCGGGCATCGAAACCATCGAAGCGATTCGCCGCCTCAAAGAACTGGCCCCGCGAGTCAACACCACCCTCGGCATTAGCAACATTAGCTTTGGCCTGCGACCGGCCGCGCGCCAAGTGCTCAACAGCGTGTTCCTGCAGCGATGCCTCGAAGCCGGCCTCACCAGCGCAATTGTGCATTTTAGCAAAATCAAACCTCAGGACCGGATTGATCCTGAGGTTTGGCAGATTGGCGACGACCTGGTTTACGACCGCCGCAAGTTCGCCGTCGCTACGTAGAGACTACTCGAGCTTAAACTTCACGTTCGCGAACTCGAACTTCATGCCCGCCGTGAGGCCGTCCTTCTTCATCACGCCGGCGCGGAATTCGACGGCGTACATCGCATTGCCCTTGCTGGGCACGCCCGTTTCGTCGTAAGCCTTCATGGTCGTGCCGTTGAGCCCGACCTTCTTGTCGCTGAGGAACATGATGTCGAGGTCAATGCGCGTGTTCTTCATCCAGAAGCTGAGTGCGCCCGCCTTCGGATAGGCAAAGATCATCGCCTCGTCCTCGGCAAGCTCGTTCTTTTCCAGGTGCATGCACCCTTCCATCATCTTGGATTCGGTGTCCATTACGTAGCAGTAGTAACTCTTCTTGTTGACCACCAGCTTCACCACTTGAAGCTCATCCAGCTGATACAAACGAACGGCGTTGTAGGGCTTCTTGCGTGCCTTGAGGCCCTCTTCAATGAGCTTGTCATCAACCGTTGTGGGGTTGGGCGGCGAGCCAGCGGGAGGATCAGCTTTCACGGGATTGGTGGTGGAATTGGTGCCCGTCGGCCCGGTGGGGTCGCCACCGGCTTGCTTGGTCACCGCGGTGACTTTCGCCGGCAGCGGGGCGGGCGTGGACTCGGGTGTTGCGGAGCCACAACCCATGGCAGCAAGGGCAATAAGGGAAGTAATCATGAGATTCGGACGGCGCATTCAGCATAAGTTTAGACGTACCGGCCCGCAAAAGGTTAGGTTCGCCGCGTAGAAATCGTCATGCCCACGATTCTCGTCCTTGGCGATCAGCTATTCGATGGGTTGCCAGGCATGCCGGATGGCCCAGTTTTCATGCAAGAAGACCGGGCGCTGGCCACGGGCATGCGGCATCACCAGCAAAAGGTGACGCTGTTCTTTTCGGCGATGCGGCACTTCGCGGCCGGGTGCGGGCGCGAGGTCCGCTACGTGCGGTGGGGTGAATCCGACCGCGGATTGCTGGAGAATCTTCTCGCTCAGGAGCAGCAAGAGGTGGTGACCTACGAGCCGCACGACGCGGGCTTTGCCAAGCAACTGCGCAGTGCCTGCGCCAAGCAGGGGGTGCGGCTGACCCTACTAGATAGTCCGGGATTTTTGACGAGCGCCGACGATTGGACGCACTGTGCGGCGGGCACGAAGCGTCGGCTGATGGCCGATTTTTACCAAAGGCAGCGGCTTCGTCTCGGCGTGCTGATGGATGGCGATCAACCCGAAGGCGGCCAGTGGAGCTTCGATGCCGACAATCGCAAACCGGTTCCGCGCGGCAAGCGGCCGCCAAGCATCTGGTGGCCCGAGCCGGACGGCGTCACCCAGGAAGTCATCAAGCTTGTGGAGCGCGAGTTCACCGACCACCCGGGCGCGGCGAGCGACTTTCGATGGCCGGTCACTCACGAGGGCGCCCGCGAGTGGCTGAGCGAATTCCTCGAATCCCGATTCGCCGAGTTCGGGCCCTACGAAGACGCGATGCTGAGCGAGGAAGTCATGCTGTGGCACAGCGGCCTGAGCATGCTGATCAACTGCGGCCTCCTCACCCCGCGCGAGGTGGTGGACGCCGCGTTGCAAATGCCCGGCATTCCGATCGCCAGCCGCGAAGGATTCATCCGCCAAGTTATCGGCTGGCGCGAGTTCATTCGGGGCATCGACCGCGACTACCATCAGGCGCAACGGAGCTTCAGCAGCCCGTTTGGCAACTCGCGAAAGCTCGGCTCGGCGTGGTGGGATGGCTCCACCGGGCTGCCGCCGCTGGATACGGTGATCCGCCGAGTGCAGCGGCACGGCTGGTGCCACCATATCGAGCGGTTGATGATCGCCGGGTCGGCCATGCTCATGAGCGACGTGGACCCGCACGAGGCATACCGCTGGTTCACGGAGATGTTCATCGACAGCGCCGATTGGGTGATGGCGCCGAACGTCTACGGCATGTCGCAACTCGCCGACGGCGGACTCTTCGCGACCAAGCCCTACATCAGCGGGTCGGCGTACATTCTGAAGATGAGCGATTTACCGCGCGGTGAGTGGTGCGAGGTGTGGGACGGGCTGTACTGGCGGTTCATCCACCGCAACCGCAATTGGATTGCCGCCAACCGTCGCATGGGACCGGTGGTCGGCGGATTCGATCGGCTCGAACCGCAGCGGCGGGACCGCATTTTGAACCTAGCCGACGAGTTTATTGCCCGGACAACCACGGCGTGAGATCGGGTTCCCAACCGCCAAGGATGCGCTTGCCGAAGAGCGAACAAATCCACTCGGTGGCCATGGTCGCGGTGAGATTGAACTGGTCAAGGGTCGGGTTCACCTCCACCACATCGAGCCCCACCAGATTCACATCGCGAAGCATTTTGCTGAGCAACTCGGCGATCATGTGGCCCTCGCGGTAGGTCAGTCCGCCGCGAACGGTGGTGCCGGTGCCCGGCGCGTAGATGGGGTCGAGGCTGTCGAGGTCGAAGCTAACCCAAAGGTTGCGCGTACCGCTCGCCTCCACCCAACGCCGAATCCCTTCGATCAGCTTGGGAATGCCGTGCTGGTCAATATTTTGCATGGTCAGCGGCAGGCAGCCGGGGAGTTGCGCCATGTGCCGACTCTCGCCGGGATCAACCGACCGGAGCCCGAGCCACGCCACACGGTGCGATTCCAGATGATGCGGACCGGCCAAATCCACCAATTGCTGCCATTGGTCGAGCCATTTTTGGTTCGGCGCGGAACCCGGAGCCAGCCCGAGCAAGGCCGCCAACGGCGTGCCGTGCAGGTTCCCGCTCGGCGAAGTCGCCGGCGTGTTCAGGTCGGCGTGAGCGTCAATCCAAAGCACGGCGAGATCGCCTTGCAGGTGCCGCAACGCCGCGCTGACGGTGCCGAGCGCCACGTCGTGCGAGCCGGCGAGCACCAGCGGCGTGTTACCGCGCGCCAGAACCTGAGCGACCTTTTGCTGAGCGAGTTGGTAGCTCGGAAACGCTTCATCGAACTCTCGCCAACCGCCTGCGGGTGTGTCGGTTTCGGGCACGCTAAAGTCGCCAAGGTCGGAGATCGGGTGGCCGAGCTCGGCCATCGCCGGGATGAGACCCGCCAATCGAATGGCCGCCGGGCCAAGCCGACTTCCGCGCGTGCGCCCGCCTTTGTCAAAGGGCAATCCCAACAATTCCAGCATAAGGAGATTATTCCACCCTGGCGGGGCAGGTAAGTTGGATCGTGGCCTTGCTGGACCTGCTGTATCCGAGCAAATGCGCCCTTTGCCTGCGGCTGGGGCCAGCCGCGCTTTGCCAAGATTGCCGCCGAACGATGCGTCCGCTCGGGAAAATCGCGATCCCGCCGAACGGCGTCATCGTGGCGGGCTGGGCGATCCACACGTATCGCTCGGCGTATCCCGTGGTGCAGGCTCTGAAGTACCACCGGAGCACCTCGTTGGGCCGCACCATGAGCCGCGAATTGATGCTGTTTGCGTCCAAGCACAACCTGCTCGGCCCGGATGACTTGGTGATTCCGGTGCCGATTCACCCGCGCCGCCGCTACGAGCGCGGCTTTAATCAGGCGGAGTATCTGGTGCGCGCGTTCCCCGCCGCGCAGGTTCAAATTGACACGTTGGAGCGGCATCGCTACACCAAGCAGCAGGTCGGGCAATCGCCGTTTGAACGCAGCGAGAACGTCGCCAACGCGTTTACCGTGAACGGCGACCTCGGTGGCCGCGACGTCTTGCTGGTGGATGACGTGTTTACGAGCGGCGCGACGGCTCGCGAATGCGCAAAAACGCTCCTCGCCGCGGGGGCGGGGAGCATTCAAGTGCTGGTCTACGCCGGGAAGTAGAGCTTACTTCGCCGCGAGCGCGGCTTCGACCGCGGCGACGAACTTCTCGTCCGTCGGCTTGAGGCGCGAGCCGAACCGCTGCACGGACTTGCCGTCGCGGCCTACCACAAACTTGGCGAAGTTCCACTCGATCGGAGACTTATCGCCGCTTTGCTCGATCAGCCAGCGATAGATGCCGACCGTGTTGTCGCCGGTCACCTCGACCTTGGCGAACATCGGGAAGGTCACGTCGTACTTCGTGCTGCAGAACGTCTTGATTTCTTCTTCGGTGCCCGGTTCTTGGCCGCCAAAATCGTTGGCGGGGAAGCCAAGCACCACCAAACCTTTATCCTTGTACTTGCGGTAGAGCGCTTCCAGCGCCTCGTATTGCGGCGTGAGACCGCACTTGCTGGCGACATTCACCACGATGAGCACCTTGCCCTTGTACTTGTCGAGCTTCACCGGCTTCTTGTCAATCGAGTTCATCTGGAACTCGTAAATGGTTTTGGCGACCGGCACGAGTTCGGCTGGCATGGAACCCACGCTGACTCCGGCGAGGGCGGCGATTCCTGTAACGGCGGACTTAAGTTTGTCGAGCATGCCCTATTCTACGCGGGTCCGTGCTCTCGTAGTCGCTCAATCTTTTCGGCGAGGGCAAAGTCGGTGTCGGTCACGCCGCCCGCATCGTGCGTGTTCAGGCTGATGGTGACCTTGCGCCACTGAATCAGAATGTCCGGGTGGTGGTCCATGCCCTCGGCGAGCAGGCCCACGCCGGCGGCAAACTGCGAGCCGTGCGCATAGCTGGGAAACTCGTAGATGCGGTGGATCATGTTGTCGCGGAACGTCCATCCGGCGGTCAATTTTTCCCCAATTTGGGCTTCGGTGAGCTTGGTGCGCATGCCTCATTATGGCCGAGAACGCGGACCGGCTCCAGGTAAACTTACGGATCGTGAACAAGCTCCAAATCCTCGTGTTGGTTTACGGTCTGGCCCTCATTGGCGGCGGCGCCATGGGGTTGAAAGCCGGCAGTTCTACCTCTCTGATCGTCGGCGGGACCGCGGGTCTGCTGGCGGTGATTGCCGCCGTGATCGCGGGCAAAAATCCCAGTCTCGGCTATCGCTTGGCGGGCGTGGTTTCGCTGGCCATGGTGATTCTCTGGACCACGCGGCTGATCGGGGCGATGCAAGCGGGCAAGTCGCCGGGCATGGCTGGCGGCGTACTCGGGCTGTCGCTGATCGTATTTGTAGCGTTGGGGATGGCGCACATGCGAGCCGTGAAGGCGCGAAAAGTCAACCAATAAGCGGCTTTTTTCCTAGCTTTCTCGTCCAAAACCATAACCTATGATCCGGATTGTTACCATCGAACACTCCGACTTGGCGTCGTCGGAATTTGTGATCTTGCAGAACCAGGGCGGTTTGCGAGTGCGGCTTCGTGGGCACGTGCTGCTCAGCGAAACTTGCCTCGATCACAACTCGGTGTCGTGCCACATGTTCACCGACGACGTGACCATTAACCCCGGCCACTTCGTGATTTTGGGCACCGGCCAAGGGCCAAGCCGATGGGTGACGCTGGACGACGGGCGCTACGCCTACCAAACGTTTATCGGGCGAGCGACGCCGATTTGGGGTCGCGAACAGCTACCGCTTCACGTGCTGAGCGTGCAACATTCATACGAAGAGCGCGCCTGCAAGAAGGTCCTTACCGGGGCCGCTGCCGGTTAAGCTCGGCGATCCCCCGGTCAATGCCGTGTAACGCCACGGTTTCGAGGCACTCGGCCACGCGCGCGATCACCTTGTTCACGTCCACGCGATCTTCCGGACGAAACCGCCCGAGCACGTGATCAATCGTTTCGTCTTCGCCCTTGCCGATGCCGATTTTGATGCGCGCGTACTCGGTCGAACCCAGCGTCGCGATCAGCGACTTGTGACCGTTGTGGCCACCCGCCGAACCCTTCGGCGAGAACTTGGCGTCGCCGACGGGAAGGTCAAGTTCGTCGGTGATCACCACGAGGCGGTCGAGCCCGAGCCGGAATTCCTTGAGGATCGGTGACACCGCCTGCCCGCTGAGGTTCATGAAGGTCATTGGCTTGACCAGCAAGCACGGCACACCGGCCACGGGGACGACTTCGTACACCGCCGAGTGCTTGCGCGTTTTCAGCGTGTGCTTGGCCGCTTCGGCCAGATGATCAATGAGGTCGAAGCCGACGTTGTGGCGCGTGTGCGCGTACTGCGGACCCGGATTGCCGAGCCCGACGAAGATCCATTCGGGCGGAAGTGTGGGCGCACTTGGCTTGCGGCGGAACATGCTACTTGCTGCTGGTCTTGGCGGCTTCGGGCGGCAGTCCCGCCATGGGTTCTAGCCGACCCGTGCCGATGAGCACGAGCAGTAGGGCGCCGAGCGCCAATCGGTAGTAGATGAACACGTTGGTGGAGTGCTTGCCCAAAAAGTCCATGAACCACTTGATCGTCGCGAACCCGACGACAAACGACACGACGGTGGCCACGCCAACGTTCGCCACGTTCAGCGATACCAATTGATCGCGCGCGTCGAACACTTCCTTGATGCCCGCCGCGAGGATGCTCGGCACGCTCAACAGGAACGAAAATCGCGCCGCGCTCTTGCGGTCGAATCCGGCCAAAAGACCGCCGGTGATGGTGCTTCCGCTGCGGCTCGCGCCCGGAATCAGCGCCACTGCTTGCCAGAGCCCGACCCACAACCCGCGCATCGGCGTGACGTCCTCCATGCTGAGTTTCTTGCGGCTCACGCGTTCGGCGATAAAGAGCAGAATCCCGACCACGATGAGGCTGGTCGCGATGACCGTGAGGCTACGAAGCGGTCCCTTGATCTGATGCTCAAACAACTTGCCCAGAACCACGATCGGCAACGTGCCGATGAAGATCGCCCAGCCTTGCTTGGCTTCCAGCGACCCTCGCTTCGACTTGTCGGTGAGCGAGCCAAGCCAGCCCAAAAACACTTTCGTAAGGTCGCCCCAAAAGTAGATGAGGATGGCGGCGAGCGTCCCGAGCTGGATCACGGCGGTGAAACCCGCGCCGGGGTCCGACCAGCCAAAGAGCAGCGGCGCGAGCCGCAGGTGGGCCGTGCTGCTGATGGGCAGCCATTCGGTGACGCCTTGGATGATGCCGAGGACGACGGCTTCGACTATGCCCATAGCGGCACCTCTGGACTGGAAATATGTAAGTCTTGGAGCAAAAGATATCGAATTCTCTCCGCCGCCCGACCGTCGCCATAGGGGCTCGCCGCGGTCGCCATCTTGCCGTAGGCGTCGGCGTCGGTCAACAATGTGCGCGCCTCGCTCAGAATCAGTTCCTCGTCGGTGCCCACTAACTTCGCCACGCCGCGATCCACGCCTTCGGGACGCTCGGTGGTTTCGCGCAGCACCAGCACGGGACGGGCAAAGGCGGGCGCCTCTTCTTGCACACCGCCTGAATCGCTGAGAATCAACTTCGCGCGCTCCATGAGCTTCACAAAATCTGGGTAGTCGGGCGGCTCAATCAGTCGCACGCGTGCGTGGTCGCCGAGCTCGCGTTGCAGCGTCTCGCGCACGGCTGGATTGCGGTGCATCGCGGCCACCAAAACGGTGTTGGGCAGTTCGTCCAGGAGTCGCCGGCACGCGCGCGCGATGCGGGTTTGCGGGTCGCCCCAGTTTTCGCGGCGGTGCGTGGTGAGCAGAATGATGTCGCGCGTCTCCTCGGGATACCACGCGGTCGCCGACTGCTTGGCAATCTGGAGCACGGCGTCGATGCCGGTGTTACCCGTCACAAAAATTTGATCCTCGGGCACACCCTCGCGGCGCAGATTGTCGGCGGCTTGCGAGGTCGGCGCGTAGTGATGCTGCGCGAAGAGGCCCACCGTGCGGCGATTGAACTCCTCGGGAAACGGGTTCCAGATCGTGGGCGTGCGGAGGCCGGCCTCAAAGTGTCCGAACGGAATCTGCAAGTAGAAGCTGGCCAGGCCCGCGACAAACGTGGTGGTCGTGTCGCCTTGCGCTAGTACCCATTCCGGGTTCACATCTTGGAAAATCTGGTCGAGCCCCACCAGCGCTCGGCTCGTCAGCTGAGCCAGCGATTGCCCGGCTTGCATGAGGTCGAGGTCGTAGTCGGCGGTAATGCCAAACGCATCGAGCGCCTGGGCGAGCATTTCGCGGTGTTGACCGGTCGACACGACGACGGTTTCAACCTGCGGATATTTCTTGAATTCAAGGATCGCGGGAGCGCTCTTAATCGCATCCGGACGCGTTCCGACGACAAAAATGATACGGGGTCGTTCAGCCATCAGAGACGCTTCAAGTTACCCCAAGGCTCGGGCGGCCACCACCACGATGCCGCCGAGGACCGCCGCCACCGCATAGAGCACAAGCACGGTTTGGCGTTGATCGAGGCCCTTGCGCAGAAGCGTGTGGTGCAGGTGGCGCTTGTCGGGAGCCGTAATCGGCTGGCCGCTGAGCAGTCGCCGGGTGACCACGAAGAAGGCGTCGAAGATCGGCACGCCGAACACGAAGATGGGGATGATGAGCATGATGGTGGCGGCGGTTTTCATCGCGCCAACAATGCTCAGGCAGGCGAGCGTAAAGCCGAGGAACTGGGCGCCACCCGTTCCCATGAAGATCTTAGCGGGGTTATAGTTGTGTCGCAAAAATCCGATGGCCGAGCCCGCGACCGCCGCCGCAATGAGCGCCACGCGCGGCTGCACGCCCACGCCGACGATGGCGAGCGTCGCCGCGCTGATGGCCGCGATCCCCGCGGCGAGGCCGTCAATCCCGTCAATCGTGTCCATCGTCTTGGTCACGACAAAGATGTAAACCGCGGTCAGCGGAATGGCGACGTACGGCGCGAAGGCGATCCAATGCGCGCCGTCACTGAACATCGGCCACGAAATGCCCTGAACCTGCACCTTGTTGGTGCCCGAGCCAAAGAACTGCACGGCCACGCCCGCGGCCAGCAAGATGCCCATCTGAATCTTCGCGGAGAACTGGTGAAGGTCATCAGCCGCGCCGGCCAAAGTGATGACCGCACCCAGCCCTAGCAATCCGATGACCCACGGGGCGAACGGCTGAACCGGCCAGCGCAGCGGAAGGCAGATCAGCACCGAGATCAGGGCTCCCGCGAAGATCGCAAACCCGCCCCAGCGCGGCGTGATCTTGGTGTGCACGCGCCGGTCGTCGCGCGTCGGGTCGTCCACCGCCCCCTTGGCGATGGCGAGCTTCATCACCCACGGCGTGAGCGCCCAGGTGATGACCAGGGCGATGGCTCCGGCAAGCAAGGCGGTGCCGAACCCGCGCAGCGGGGAATTGGTAACGGTGGCGGCAAGAAAATTCAACTCAGTTGCACCGGCTCCAGTTCGGGCGAGCCTTTAATGTAGCGAAGCACTTCCAGACCCGACTCGCGGAAGAGTTCCAGCGAGAACGCGTCGGGATAGTCTCCTTCATAGATGACGCGCTCGATGCCCGCATTGATGATCATTTTCGCGCAGGAATTGCACGGCTGGCAAGTCACATACATCGTCGCCCCCGCGCAAGGAATGCCGATCATTGCCGCTTGCAGTAGCGCGTTTTGCTCGGCGTGGAGCGCCCGCTGACAATGGCCGGCGAGGAGGCAGCCCTCCGGCCACTCGTGGGTCGGCCCGTTCGGCGGACAGTGGCTCATGCCGCGCGGCGCGCCGTTATAGCCCGTGCAGAGAATGCGGCGGTCCCGTACAATCACCGCGCCGACGCTGCGTCGCGGACACGTGGCGCGCGTCGCGACCAGGTGGGCGATGTCCATAAAGTAGGTATCCCAACTGGGGCGCGTCGCCGTCATCCTGTTATTTTGACCTAAGAGACGACGGCCACGGCTTGAATCGCGCGACGTTCGCGCACGCGCTCGAGCATCACCGCATGATCAGGGCGCGCGAGGTCGGGGTCTTGCTCCAACACCTCCATGGCCAAGGCGCGTGATTCCTCGAGCAACTTGGTGTCTTGCACCAAGTCAGCGAGTTTGAAATCGAACTGACCCGACTGCCGGGTTCCCGCGACGTCACCCGGGCCGCGTAATTGCAGGTCCACTTCGGCGATCTTAAATCCGTCGGTTGTATCGCGGATCGTGGACATGCGCGTGATGGACTCGTCGGTTTTGGCATCGGCGATGAGAATGCAGTAGCTTTGGAACGAGCCCCGCCCAACGCGGCCACGCAGCTGGTGGAGTTGGGCGAGGCCAAACCGGTTGGCATCTTCGATGGTCA of Chthonomonas sp. contains these proteins:
- a CDS encoding cytidine/deoxycytidylate deaminase family protein, whose amino-acid sequence is MTATRPSWDTYFMDIAHLVATRATCPRRSVGAVIVRDRRILCTGYNGAPRGMSHCPPNGPTHEWPEGCLLAGHCQRALHAEQNALLQAAMIGIPCAGATMYVTCQPCNSCAKMIINAGIERVIYEGDYPDAFSLELFRESGLEVLRYIKGSPELEPVQLS
- the wecB gene encoding UDP-N-acetylglucosamine 2-epimerase (non-hydrolyzing), with protein sequence MAERPRIIFVVGTRPDAIKSAPAILEFKKYPQVETVVVSTGQHREMLAQALDAFGITADYDLDLMQAGQSLAQLTSRALVGLDQIFQDVNPEWVLAQGDTTTTFVAGLASFYLQIPFGHFEAGLRTPTIWNPFPEEFNRRTVGLFAQHHYAPTSQAADNLRREGVPEDQIFVTGNTGIDAVLQIAKQSATAWYPEETRDIILLTTHRRENWGDPQTRIARACRRLLDELPNTVLVAAMHRNPAVRETLQRELGDHARVRLIEPPDYPDFVKLMERAKLILSDSGGVQEEAPAFARPVLVLRETTERPEGVDRGVAKLVGTDEELILSEARTLLTDADAYGKMATAASPYGDGRAAERIRYLLLQDLHISSPEVPLWA
- a CDS encoding undecaprenyl/decaprenyl-phosphate alpha-N-acetylglucosaminyl 1-phosphate transferase — its product is MNFLAATVTNSPLRGFGTALLAGAIALVITWALTPWVMKLAIAKGAVDDPTRDDRRVHTKITPRWGGFAIFAGALISVLICLPLRWPVQPFAPWVIGLLGLGAVITLAGAADDLHQFSAKIQMGILLAAGVAVQFFGSGTNKVQVQGISWPMFSDGAHWIAFAPYVAIPLTAVYIFVVTKTMDTIDGIDGLAAGIAAISAATLAIVGVGVQPRVALIAAAVAGSAIGFLRHNYNPAKIFMGTGGAQFLGFTLACLSIVGAMKTAATIMLIIPIFVFGVPIFDAFFVVTRRLLSGQPITAPDKRHLHHTLLRKGLDQRQTVLVLYAVAAVLGGIVVVAARALG